The following proteins are co-located in the Aestuariirhabdus haliotis genome:
- a CDS encoding TIGR01212 family radical SAM protein (This family includes YhcC from E. coli K-12, an uncharacterized radical SAM protein.) has translation MQLPDYVNTFGAAMQQKYGHRVHKLTINADFTCPNRDGTKGIGGCTFCNNASFSPNNSRSPSVTEQIDAGKRVILKRTGARHYLAYFQAYTNTYASVEHLRQLYCEAVGHPDVMGLSVGTRPDCVPDSVLDLLCEYRDQGLEVWLELGLQSANDQSLASVNRGHGWKEYEEATRRARSRGLNVCTHLIVGMPGEQPRDSLQSLNRVLAVGTDGLKLHPLHVVKGTQLARQWSRGEYQPLEFNQYVDTAVAMVQQTPDEVIYHRLTGTASSELLLAPDWCQQKWAVLNAIHDRLGAVEPRKRSMAVAPQSFSPFVSTARPYVGLAAMPGSS, from the coding sequence ATGCAGTTGCCCGATTATGTGAATACCTTTGGGGCAGCTATGCAGCAGAAATATGGTCACAGGGTTCATAAGTTGACGATTAATGCCGACTTTACCTGCCCAAACCGTGACGGAACCAAGGGTATTGGTGGCTGCACTTTTTGCAATAACGCGAGCTTTAGCCCTAACAATTCCCGTTCCCCGTCAGTTACCGAACAGATTGATGCCGGCAAACGAGTGATTCTCAAGCGTACTGGCGCACGTCATTACCTCGCCTATTTTCAAGCTTATACCAACACCTACGCCTCGGTTGAGCACCTCCGCCAACTCTATTGCGAAGCTGTAGGGCACCCTGATGTGATGGGCTTGTCGGTAGGGACCCGGCCCGATTGTGTACCCGATTCGGTGCTGGATTTACTCTGTGAGTACCGTGATCAGGGGTTGGAGGTGTGGCTGGAGTTGGGCTTGCAATCGGCCAATGATCAAAGCCTGGCCAGCGTGAATCGTGGCCATGGTTGGAAGGAATATGAAGAGGCGACTCGTCGGGCTCGAAGCAGAGGGTTGAATGTGTGCACCCATTTGATTGTCGGTATGCCCGGAGAGCAACCCCGCGATAGCCTGCAGTCTTTAAACAGAGTACTGGCTGTGGGCACGGACGGGTTGAAGCTGCACCCCTTGCATGTGGTCAAGGGCACCCAATTGGCGAGGCAGTGGTCACGTGGCGAATACCAGCCGCTGGAGTTTAATCAATATGTGGATACGGCGGTGGCCATGGTGCAGCAAACGCCAGACGAGGTGATCTATCACCGGTTAACCGGAACGGCCTCCAGTGAGTTGTTGCTGGCGCCGGATTGGTGCCAGCAAAAGTGGGCCGTGCTCAACGCTATTCATGATCGATTAGGCGCAGTGGAACCTCGCAAACGATCGATGGCGGTGGCTCCCCAATCTTTTTCACCGTTTGTTTCTACTGCCAGGCCGTATGTAGGTCTGGCAGCCATGCCAGGGAGTTCATGA
- the ubiT gene encoding ubiquinone anaerobic biosynthesis accessory factor UbiT, translating into MILSQLDRLPRPPAPIELARQLPVLAARSTALVPFGLQKTLIIKVLQEVFREALDDGDFDFLADHCMRISISDAQLSWYLTLDQGHLQLIPHAEADASISGNLYEFILLASRKEDPDTLFFQRRLVIEGDTEIGLEMKNVMDNIDLDALPPYLRKALDGTAEILRRLQR; encoded by the coding sequence ATGATCCTCAGCCAGTTAGACAGATTACCGCGCCCTCCGGCGCCCATCGAGCTGGCACGCCAGCTACCTGTGCTTGCTGCCCGCAGCACGGCGCTGGTGCCCTTTGGTCTGCAAAAGACCTTGATCATCAAAGTATTGCAGGAAGTTTTCCGGGAAGCTCTGGACGATGGAGATTTTGATTTCTTAGCAGATCATTGCATGCGCATCAGTATTAGCGATGCGCAACTGAGCTGGTATCTCACGCTGGATCAGGGGCACTTGCAGCTAATTCCCCACGCCGAAGCCGATGCCAGCATCAGCGGTAATTTGTACGAATTCATATTATTAGCCAGCCGCAAGGAAGATCCGGATACCCTCTTCTTTCAACGCCGCCTGGTTATTGAAGGCGATACCGAAATCGGCCTTGAGATGAAAAACGTGATGGATAATATCGACCTCGACGCCCTGCCCCCTTACCTTCGTAAAGCCCTGGATGGTACCGCCGAGATCCTGCGTCGGCTGCAACGCTAA
- a CDS encoding DUF6316 family protein: protein MEGRSGETGRTWFRSDRFLCMNGDWFFMTREGSQEGPYDSQLQAERDLCIYIRHRNDDFMREANQPDNSQP from the coding sequence ATGGAAGGTCGATCTGGCGAAACAGGGCGGACCTGGTTCCGAAGCGACAGATTCCTGTGCATGAACGGCGACTGGTTTTTTATGACCCGGGAAGGCTCACAGGAAGGCCCTTACGATTCTCAGTTGCAGGCTGAAAGGGATCTGTGCATTTATATTCGTCACAGGAACGATGACTTTATGCGCGAAGCAAACCAACCGGACAACAGCCAGCCGTAA
- the moaA gene encoding GTP 3',8-cyclase MoaA: protein MSANSLIDPFGRQVTYVRMSVTDRCDFRCVYCMSEEMTFLPREQVLTLEEMALIGKAFSELGVNKIRLTGGEPLVRKNVLHLVRDLGALPGITNLAMTTNGSQLPKLGAELQKAGLKSVNISLDTLDSEQFTQLTRTGKLSNVLAGIEAARDAGFPNIKLNAVIMKGRNDDQVVPLVNFARERGLDITFIEEMPLGNIDEHHRGETLCTSEEVRDLVCQQHELVASTENSGGPSRYYHFADHPSRVGFISPHSHNFCGDCNRVRVTSEGRLLLCLGNEHSVDLRAVVRRYPGDIERLKATLHEAMTRKPERHYFSAEGEVDIVRFMNMTGG, encoded by the coding sequence ATGAGTGCGAACAGTCTGATAGATCCATTTGGCCGCCAGGTCACTTACGTCCGCATGTCAGTGACCGACCGCTGTGATTTTCGTTGTGTCTATTGCATGAGCGAGGAGATGACCTTCTTGCCCCGTGAGCAAGTACTTACCCTCGAAGAGATGGCCTTGATTGGTAAAGCCTTCAGTGAATTAGGTGTCAATAAAATCAGGTTGACCGGTGGTGAGCCGCTGGTGCGCAAAAATGTACTGCACCTGGTCAGAGATTTAGGCGCCTTGCCAGGTATCACTAATCTGGCTATGACAACCAACGGTTCCCAGCTGCCCAAATTGGGGGCGGAGCTGCAAAAGGCGGGCTTGAAAAGCGTTAATATCAGTCTGGATACGCTGGATTCTGAGCAGTTCACCCAGCTCACTCGTACCGGCAAGCTGTCTAATGTACTGGCTGGTATCGAAGCGGCACGGGACGCCGGATTCCCCAATATTAAACTTAACGCAGTCATCATGAAGGGGCGTAATGATGATCAGGTGGTGCCACTGGTGAATTTCGCTCGTGAGCGTGGCCTGGATATCACCTTTATCGAAGAGATGCCGCTCGGGAATATCGATGAGCACCATCGGGGTGAAACGCTCTGCACCAGTGAAGAGGTGCGTGACCTGGTTTGTCAGCAACATGAGTTGGTAGCCAGCACCGAAAACAGCGGCGGCCCTTCCCGATATTACCACTTCGCGGATCACCCGAGCCGGGTCGGCTTTATCTCCCCCCATAGCCACAACTTCTGCGGCGATTGCAATCGGGTTCGAGTGACGTCTGAAGGGCGTTTATTGCTCTGTCTGGGGAATGAGCACTCGGTCGATTTACGCGCAGTGGTGAGGCGCTATCCGGGGGATATTGAGCGTTTAAAAGCAACCCTGCATGAGGCGATGACCCGCAAACCCGAGCGGCATTACTTCAGTGCCGAGGGCGAGGTTGATATCGTTCGCTTTATGAATATGACAGGTGGATAA
- a CDS encoding Crp/Fnr family transcriptional regulator, protein MDSLTPYYRLLKSHHLFAGFDDNELQQLLTTCHLKTLGRGDWLFHQGDPAPAFYFVIEGAIKLFRTTRDGNEKILEVSNSHETFAEAIMFAGQSNYPVNAQALKNSTVLAIPCPQYIECITRHPQYALALAARLSQRLHSLVNEIETLSLKNATHRVVRFLINGITDNLNREPVIELEIPKRLVASRLSIQPETFSRILHHLTDEKIISSNGKLITILDLERLLHYE, encoded by the coding sequence ATGGATAGCCTTACGCCTTATTATCGCCTGCTGAAAAGCCATCATCTGTTTGCCGGCTTTGACGACAATGAGTTACAACAGCTGCTCACTACTTGCCACCTCAAAACCCTGGGTCGGGGCGATTGGCTCTTCCATCAGGGAGATCCAGCACCAGCCTTTTACTTTGTCATCGAAGGTGCCATCAAGCTGTTTCGTACCACTCGAGATGGCAACGAGAAGATCCTTGAGGTGAGCAATAGTCACGAAACGTTCGCCGAAGCCATCATGTTCGCGGGCCAATCCAACTATCCGGTTAATGCCCAGGCCCTAAAAAACTCCACTGTACTGGCGATTCCCTGCCCTCAGTATATTGAGTGCATCACACGTCATCCTCAGTACGCGTTGGCCCTGGCCGCCCGCCTGAGCCAACGCCTGCACTCACTGGTTAACGAAATTGAAACCCTGAGTCTGAAAAACGCCACCCACCGGGTGGTGCGCTTTTTGATAAATGGCATCACCGACAATCTTAACCGTGAACCCGTTATAGAGCTGGAGATCCCCAAACGCCTGGTGGCATCACGCTTGTCCATACAGCCGGAGACCTTTTCCCGTATTCTCCATCACCTGACCGATGAAAAGATCATTAGCAGCAACGGTAAGCTGATCACCATCCTCGACCTCGAACGCTTGCTGCATTACGAATAA
- a CDS encoding NnrS family protein, protein MTLHSIQPSSPPKGFALFELGFRPFFLLAGWLGVLLVGIWGAVYANWLSLNTYYGLIGWHSHEMLFGYTSAVIAGFLLTAVRNWTGVDTIRGPLLAALALLWLAGRILPLMPTVPHELIALVDIAFLPCLTLALIPPLMKGKRKNWMFLVILAVMCAANVMVHLQQLGLGNNGHNGAYLASHLILLLISIIGGRVIPFFTEAGVRPIEIQLQKREWVDRLAIGLVIALAAAQLIVPYSPLTPLLALLAAIAHGVRLYGWYHPLIWRHPLLWILHCAYLWLVIGLLMIPLASMGLVSPFVALHAFTTGCIGSITLGMMARVSLGHSGRPLAVHASITTAFVAMQLCTLARVIGPILLPGNPQLISLSALLWVIAFGLFSVVYTPILIKPRLDGRPG, encoded by the coding sequence ATGACCCTGCACAGCATACAACCCTCCAGCCCACCTAAGGGTTTCGCCCTTTTTGAACTGGGCTTCAGACCCTTTTTCCTGCTGGCAGGCTGGCTGGGGGTATTGCTGGTCGGAATCTGGGGCGCCGTTTATGCCAACTGGTTAAGCCTCAACACCTATTACGGTCTGATCGGTTGGCACAGCCACGAAATGCTGTTCGGGTATACCAGTGCCGTCATTGCCGGTTTTCTGTTAACCGCTGTCCGTAACTGGACCGGTGTCGATACCATTCGAGGCCCGTTACTGGCTGCGCTGGCGTTGCTCTGGCTTGCCGGCCGAATCCTGCCTCTGATGCCTACGGTCCCTCACGAGCTGATCGCACTGGTTGATATCGCCTTTTTGCCATGCCTGACACTCGCCTTGATCCCTCCTCTGATGAAGGGCAAACGAAAAAACTGGATGTTTTTAGTCATCCTCGCTGTGATGTGTGCTGCCAACGTGATGGTCCACCTGCAACAGCTGGGACTGGGCAATAATGGCCATAACGGCGCCTATCTGGCCAGCCACCTGATTTTACTGCTGATCAGCATCATCGGTGGTCGGGTGATTCCTTTCTTTACCGAAGCCGGTGTACGGCCGATAGAGATCCAGTTACAGAAACGAGAATGGGTTGATCGTCTGGCAATTGGGCTGGTTATTGCCCTGGCTGCGGCTCAGTTGATAGTGCCTTACTCGCCCCTGACACCGCTATTGGCATTACTGGCGGCTATTGCTCACGGCGTTCGTTTGTATGGTTGGTATCACCCCCTGATCTGGCGCCACCCACTGCTCTGGATTCTACATTGCGCTTATCTCTGGCTGGTGATTGGCCTGTTAATGATTCCCTTGGCATCAATGGGCCTGGTCTCACCCTTTGTGGCATTACACGCTTTTACCACTGGCTGCATCGGCAGCATCACGCTGGGTATGATGGCTCGCGTATCCCTGGGCCACAGTGGTCGCCCGCTGGCGGTTCACGCGTCCATCACTACAGCCTTCGTTGCTATGCAGTTGTGCACGCTCGCCCGGGTTATCGGCCCGATACTGTTACCCGGCAACCCTCAGCTGATCAGCCTATCGGCGCTTTTATGGGTCATTGCTTTCGGGCTGTTTAGTGTTGTCTATACCCCGATACTGATTAAACCCCGACTGGACGGCCGACCCGGTTAA
- a CDS encoding GFA family protein, whose amino-acid sequence MPRKNNTGHCLCGAVRFSVTDMDDRVGACHCDMCRRWGGGPFMEVDCGSNIQFEGEENISRFDSSQWAERGFCRQCGSHLFYRLKENNQHMVPVGLLENDEGLVFQQQVFIDEKPSYYSFSNTTEDMTGAELFAKFAPPQG is encoded by the coding sequence ATGCCGAGGAAAAACAATACAGGCCATTGCCTGTGCGGAGCGGTGCGCTTTTCAGTGACAGACATGGATGACCGGGTGGGAGCCTGTCATTGTGATATGTGCAGGCGCTGGGGAGGAGGACCTTTTATGGAGGTTGATTGTGGCTCCAATATTCAGTTTGAGGGGGAAGAAAATATCTCACGCTTTGACTCTTCACAGTGGGCTGAACGAGGGTTTTGCCGGCAATGCGGTAGCCATCTTTTTTATCGTCTGAAAGAGAATAACCAACATATGGTTCCGGTGGGCCTGTTGGAAAATGATGAAGGATTGGTGTTTCAACAGCAGGTATTTATCGATGAGAAGCCTTCCTATTACAGCTTTTCAAACACAACAGAGGATATGACCGGCGCAGAGCTGTTTGCGAAGTTTGCGCCTCCGCAAGGTTGA